A stretch of Arachis hypogaea cultivar Tifrunner chromosome 15, arahy.Tifrunner.gnm2.J5K5, whole genome shotgun sequence DNA encodes these proteins:
- the LOC140179022 gene encoding uncharacterized protein has product MRAGYVRRGASRSHEPRERDRMRQEGEALHRIGKKARKSGEGKKFSGTSAVIPRVEEWMITEEAMGEENKSAEVCVLSPNNVVEAQKIKNNRSFASIVKTGANPTESEDVMMAQRKKDVEENEENTQEVTIEKIPSVLFNLIISETVKREIRKEWWDSLIVKLLGRRLSLQAMKRRLEIMWEKMESLDVIDLGNDFFLVRFYNSEDLDFAITEGPWKILNHYLTIRFWKPDFNPYTATIDNIAVWIRLHGLSIEYYNRTILEKIGNVVGRTLKVDMNTAEISREKFVRICVEVNLVDPLVSQYQINGVTHTVEYEGIHQVCFQCGKVGHEKGSCPDLLKNNKQDGGEAQQTRMEVEDEGAQGNSGKNKGKSVIEENQE; this is encoded by the coding sequence ATGAGAGCGGGCTATGTGAGAAGGGGAGCCTCTCGTTCCCATGAGCCTCGTGAGAGAGATCGAATGAGGCAAGAAGGTGAAGCCCTCCACAGAATAGGAAAAAAGGCCCGAAAATCGGGTGAAGGGAAAAAATTTTCAGGAACGTCAGCTGTGATACCAAGAGTGGAAGAGTGGATGATAACTGAAGAAGCCATGGGGGAAGAAAACAAATCTGCTGAAGTTTGTGTATTAAGCCCCAACAATGTTGTTGAAGCACAAAAAATCAAGAACAACCGATCTTTTGCTTCAATTGTGAAGACAGGAGCCAATCCCACAGAATCTGAAGATGTGATGATGGCACAAAGAAAGAAAGATGTTGAAGAAAATGAAGAGAACACCCAAGAGGTAACTATCGAGAAAATCCCTTCTGTtctgtttaatttaattataagtgAGACTGTAAAAAGGGAAATTCGAAAAGAATGGTGGGACTCTCTTATAGTTAAGTTATTAGGAAGGAGATTATCACTCCAAGCTATGAAACGAAGGCTagaaattatgtgggaaaaaaTGGAGAGTTTAGATGTCATTGACTTAGGGAATGATTTTTTTCTAGTGAGGTTCTATAATTCTGAGGATCTGGATTTTGCTATCACAGAGGGACCATGGAAAATTCTAAATCATTACCTTACTATTAGATTTTGGAAGCCAGATTTCAACCCTTATACTGCCACTATCGATAACATAGCGGTCTGGATAAGGTTACATGGACTTTCCATTGAATACTATAACAGAACAATTTTGGAAAAAATTGGAAACGTAGTGGGGCGCACTCTTAAAGTGGATATGAATACTGCTGAAATCTCCAGAGAAAAATTTGTTAGGATATGCGTGGAGGTCAACCTAGTAGATCCTTTGGTGTCTCAATACCAGATTAATGGAGTAACTCACACTGTGGAATATGAAGGCATTCATCAAGTTTGCTTTCAGTGTGGTAAAGTAGGCCATGAGAAGGGATCTTGTCCTGATTTACTGAAAAATAACAAACAGGATGGAGGGGAAGCTCAGCAGACAAGGATGGAAGTTGAAGATGAGGGCGCTCAAGGGAATTCAGGAAAAAACAAGGGAAAATCGGTAATTGAGGAGAATCAGGAGTAA